One region of Ahniella affigens genomic DNA includes:
- a CDS encoding DUF3703 domain-containing protein gives MKGIVVLGTAGERAWQAAEIARRTGARGRAFSRLVRAHIRNQRITRMQLRCHLAMLRVGRLQRDAREIVGQFPRDFAALLFSRIGGGGQRKRRCVSTDTCPRRSERRPAQRAH, from the coding sequence TCGTCGTGCTGGGAACAGCAGGTGAGCGGGCGTGGCAAGCTGCAGAAATAGCGCGGCGAACAGGCGCGCGCGGTAGAGCGTTCTCGCGCTTAGTGCGGGCGCATATCCGCAACCAACGCATCACCAGGATGCAACTTAGATGCCATCTGGCCATGTTGCGCGTTGGCCGGTTGCAACGGGACGCGCGTGAAATCGTCGGTCAGTTCCCGCGCGACTTCGCTGCATTGTTGTTTTCGCGCATCGGGGGGGGCGGGCAGCGCAAGCGCCGGTGCGTTTCGACCGATACCTGTCCGCGGCGATCCGAACGCCGGCCCGCACAACGCGCCCACTGA
- a CDS encoding efflux RND transporter periplasmic adaptor subunit, producing the protein MNRFSTATASLLLAAMLALTACGDDAERPEGVAAKPAAQAKAEEPHAEEDGDEHDDEHAGEDVDEHGEQGMEPIRMNAEAMQAAGIRVAALAPAALREELRAPGEVVDNAYGTTLITPRVEALVVRRHAKLGDEVKAGAPLVTLSSVEVATAQGTLSIAEQDWKRVQALGKEAVSGRRYSEAQVAVEQARATARAYGLEPGAKGAANGEFTLHAPHAGRLTEDAFVVGERIEPGRTLFRLVDESIVWVDAKLPADAARRVAVDSPARVVLGDVTLPGKVVQRAHRTAENTRNALVRIEVANTGDQLHGGDYVEAYLDAGGEAEPQLAVPTDALLQLEGETIVFRQDEDGTLTPVAVRVGAVVGGRTIVLDGLAAGNAIVVEGAYALKAQMLKSQLGEGHAH; encoded by the coding sequence ATGAATCGTTTTTCCACCGCGACCGCTTCTTTGCTGCTGGCCGCGATGCTTGCGTTGACCGCTTGCGGCGATGACGCAGAGCGTCCCGAAGGTGTGGCGGCAAAGCCTGCCGCTCAGGCCAAGGCCGAAGAACCGCATGCCGAAGAAGATGGCGATGAACATGATGACGAGCACGCCGGCGAAGACGTCGATGAGCATGGCGAGCAAGGGATGGAACCCATCCGCATGAACGCTGAAGCGATGCAGGCAGCCGGTATCCGCGTTGCGGCGCTGGCACCGGCGGCGCTGCGCGAAGAACTGCGGGCACCCGGCGAAGTCGTCGACAACGCCTACGGCACTACGCTGATCACACCTCGCGTCGAAGCGCTGGTGGTGCGCCGGCACGCCAAGCTTGGCGACGAGGTCAAGGCTGGCGCGCCGCTGGTGACGCTGTCGTCCGTGGAAGTCGCTACCGCCCAGGGCACCTTGTCGATCGCTGAGCAGGACTGGAAGCGCGTGCAGGCGCTGGGTAAGGAGGCGGTGTCGGGCCGTCGCTACAGCGAAGCGCAAGTCGCCGTCGAGCAGGCCCGTGCCACAGCACGCGCGTACGGGCTGGAACCGGGCGCGAAGGGGGCGGCCAACGGCGAGTTCACGCTGCATGCGCCGCATGCCGGACGCCTCACTGAAGATGCATTCGTCGTTGGTGAGCGCATCGAGCCGGGGCGAACACTCTTCCGGCTGGTCGACGAATCCATCGTTTGGGTCGATGCGAAGTTGCCCGCGGACGCGGCCCGCCGTGTCGCGGTCGATAGTCCTGCACGCGTTGTGCTCGGCGACGTGACCTTGCCGGGCAAGGTCGTTCAACGCGCCCACCGCACGGCCGAGAACACGCGCAACGCGCTGGTTCGCATCGAGGTGGCCAACACGGGCGATCAGCTGCATGGTGGTGACTACGTCGAGGCCTATCTCGACGCTGGCGGCGAAGCCGAGCCGCAGCTCGCAGTACCGACCGATGCACTGCTGCAGCTCGAAGGCGAGACGATCGTGTTCCGCCAGGACGAGGACGGCACGTTGACGCCCGTCGCGGTCCGAGTCGGCGCCGTCGTCGGCGGCAGGACCATCGTGCTCGATGGCCTGGCCGCGGGCAATGCCATCGTCGTCGAGGGCGCGTACGCGCTCAAGGCGCAAATGCTTAAGTCGCAATTAGGGGAAGGTCATGCGCATTGA
- a CDS encoding TolC family protein — MWFFLLPRGRLTVRARRWHAVLMLSASAIFSSPLMAATPEQLSDAVRTAWAAHPAAAATEQTLAAARARADAAGRPLYNPEIELDVDDEGQDRTTTAGIGMTLDLFGKRDARAAAGDAALALAEAQAHLRRATFTQAWLQGWAERQAAQHRVQLGAQRVALVKRFAELADKQFGVGDISSLERDLALLARDQTMAEQATLLADAAAADEAFRVVGGLPGRVPDSGTDEVPPALTLADENLRAVPEQRIAMAQSLQAERLVTVAASERRADPTVRLRAGQVDLGPTSDNVIGLTVSVPLFVRNSYRAEGVATQADSAAAAAELQLVSLQVEARAERARVTYASVRDAWTLWAKSPGTDVEARAGLLERLWRAGEISTADYLIQLQQTLDTALAGADLQGRVWRAYVDALYATGQLDAWVGFESSASEVTP; from the coding sequence ATGTGGTTTTTCTTGTTGCCGCGCGGTCGGCTGACCGTGCGTGCACGGCGTTGGCACGCCGTGCTGATGTTGAGTGCCTCCGCTATTTTTTCGTCCCCGCTGATGGCCGCGACGCCGGAACAGTTGTCCGATGCCGTACGCACGGCCTGGGCTGCACACCCCGCTGCCGCTGCGACCGAGCAGACGTTGGCGGCGGCACGCGCTCGCGCTGACGCCGCAGGGCGCCCCCTCTATAACCCGGAGATCGAGTTAGACGTCGACGACGAAGGTCAGGATCGGACGACTACCGCCGGCATCGGCATGACGCTGGACCTCTTTGGCAAGCGCGATGCGCGTGCCGCAGCCGGCGATGCAGCCCTCGCACTCGCCGAAGCGCAGGCCCACCTGCGCCGTGCCACGTTCACGCAGGCCTGGTTGCAAGGCTGGGCCGAACGCCAAGCCGCGCAGCATCGCGTGCAGCTCGGCGCGCAGCGCGTGGCCCTGGTAAAGCGCTTTGCCGAACTTGCCGACAAGCAGTTCGGTGTTGGCGACATCTCGTCGCTCGAGCGTGACCTCGCGCTGCTGGCGCGGGATCAAACGATGGCCGAGCAGGCGACGCTGCTGGCCGATGCAGCCGCAGCCGATGAAGCGTTTCGGGTCGTGGGCGGCCTGCCGGGGCGTGTGCCCGATTCGGGCACTGATGAAGTACCTCCGGCGCTGACGCTTGCCGACGAGAATCTCCGCGCCGTGCCCGAGCAGCGAATCGCGATGGCGCAGTCGCTGCAGGCCGAACGACTGGTGACGGTGGCGGCAAGCGAACGCCGCGCCGATCCGACGGTCCGCCTGCGCGCCGGCCAGGTGGATCTCGGCCCAACCAGCGACAACGTCATCGGGTTGACGGTGAGCGTGCCGCTCTTTGTCCGCAACAGCTATCGAGCCGAGGGCGTCGCGACGCAGGCCGACAGTGCGGCTGCGGCGGCCGAGCTGCAACTCGTATCGCTGCAGGTTGAGGCACGGGCCGAGCGCGCACGGGTGACGTACGCCTCGGTGCGCGACGCCTGGACACTCTGGGCGAAGAGCCCCGGGACAGACGTTGAGGCTCGAGCCGGCTTGCTGGAGCGCCTATGGCGCGCCGGTGAGATCAGTACCGCTGACTACCTGATCCAACTGCAGCAGACACTCGACACCGCACTCGCTGGCGCCGACCTGCAAGGCCGCGTCTGGCGGGCCTATGTCGATGCCCTGTACGCCACCGGGCAACTTGATGCCTGGGTCGGCTTCGAATCTTCTGCCTCCGAGGTGACCCCATGA